The Emcibacter nanhaiensis DNA window GGCGAGGTCAATCTCGCCGTGATTGCCGCCGCACACCAGCGCCAGGTTTACCTGCAGGTTCCAGACATAGTTTCCGGGAAATGGTTCAAACATACTTGTTCCTTCTTGTTTAGTCTGCGGTCCAGCCGCCGTCCACCACCAGGCTGCTGCCGGTCATCAGGGCCGACGCCTCTGACGCCAGGAACACAACCGCGCCCATCAGGTCTTCCACCTGGCCGATGCGGCCGAGCTTGATCTTTTCCAGCACGCTGGCCTTGAAGGCGGCGTCTTCGAAAAAGGGTTTGGTGAGCGGGGTTTCAATGAATGTCGGGGCGATGGTGTTGGACCGGATATTGTATTTCGCGAGATCAAGCGCGAATGATTTGTTCATGCCCTCGAGCGCCCATTTGGAGGCGCAATAGAGCGAACGGTTCGGCCCGCCCACATGACCCATCTGCGAGCCCATATGGATCAGCGACCCTGAAATCTGTTCATCGATCATGCGCCGGACCGCCCCCTGGGCGACAAAGAAGGCGCTTTTGACATTAAGGTCGAGGACCGCGTCATAATCCTCTTCGCTGACCTCTGTCATCGGCTTGGGCCGGTTGGTGCCCACATTGTTGACCAGGATATGAAAGGCGGGACGGTGGTCAAAAAACCATTTTACCGCGTCCAGGTCGGAAACATCGAGCACAGCGGCTTCGGCCGCATTGCCGGCCTCGCAGATGGCTGCCGCGGCGTCCCCGGTTTCCGCTGCGGAGCGGGCCACCAAAGTGACAGCGGCTCCGGCGTCAGCCAGCGCCACCGCTGCGGCAAATCCGATTCCCTTGCTGGCGCCGGTGACCAGCGCCCGTTTGCCGTCCAGGCGAAAGCCCGGATTTTTGGGCAAATCCGCCATCAGCTTGCTTCTGCCTTTCCGGCATAGGGTACATTGCGGCCACCATAGCGGCGCACGCGGATGTTGGCCTGCTCGCCATGACCGGCAAAGCCTTCCAGGGCGCAGAGCCGGGAGCAATATTCCCCGACCATGGCCGAGGCCTCGTCCGTGACCACCTTCTGGTAGGTGCAGGTCTTGATGAATTTGCCGACC harbors:
- a CDS encoding SDR family NAD(P)-dependent oxidoreductase gives rise to the protein MADLPKNPGFRLDGKRALVTGASKGIGFAAAVALADAGAAVTLVARSAAETGDAAAAICEAGNAAEAAVLDVSDLDAVKWFFDHRPAFHILVNNVGTNRPKPMTEVSEEDYDAVLDLNVKSAFFVAQGAVRRMIDEQISGSLIHMGSQMGHVGGPNRSLYCASKWALEGMNKSFALDLAKYNIRSNTIAPTFIETPLTKPFFEDAAFKASVLEKIKLGRIGQVEDLMGAVVFLASEASALMTGSSLVVDGGWTAD